The sequence AGGCAGCCCGCTTGTGCTCCGGGACATGTTCACCAGCGGCCAGCTCAAAGAGGCATTGGAACAGGAACTGCCCTGAACGCAAAAAAGGCGCTGGTACCTGCCCGCGCCTTTTTTTCTGCCTCCCCAATCAGCCCTTGTCCCACTTTGCCCCTTGGCGAATTGCTTCAATCCGAATCCGGCCAGCGCAGCCTGCCCGCGATCAGCTCTTCCTTGCGGCTTTTCGGCTGCGCCTTGATCCATCTTTCCATTGACAAAGCGGCGGACTTGTCTTCCGCCGGAACTGAAAAGGCAAGCTCCAACGGCCCTCGGCCGCGCAGGTACTTGGCCGCCCTGGGGCCGCCCGAGGCGTGTTCGGCCAGGCGCCGGGGCACGTTTGTGGTGATGCCGGTGTAGAGGCTCCCGTCGCCGCAGCGCAGCACGTACACGAACCAGTCGGACACGGGCTATGAGGGCAGAGTGTGCAGCACCGAGAAGAAATGCATGGTACTGCCCGCGATGACAAAGAGATGCCAGATGGCGTGATTGTAGGGCAGACGCTTCCACACGTAGAAAACGACGCCCAGGGTGTAGGCCAGGCCGCCCAGAGCCAGTAAAAGCAAACTCGTGCCGGACAGGGTGGCGTACATGTCGCGCCCGATGAGCACGCACAGCCATCCCATGCCAAGATAAATGGTCAGGGACAGGCGCTTGAAGCGGTACACGAAGCAGCACTTGAGCACGATCCCGGCCACGGCCAGCAGCCAGACCACGCCGAAAACGGTCCAGCCCACGGTCTCGCGCAGATTGACCAGCATGAACGGCGTATAGGTGCCGGCGATGAGCAGGAAAATGGCGCTGTGGTCCAGGGTTTTCAGAATGCGCTTGGCCCGCGGCAAGGGGATGGCATGATAAAGGGTCGACGCCATATAAAGCAGAATGAGCGTAGCGCCGAAAATGGAAAAACTGACCACGTGCCAGGCGTCGCCCTGGGACACGGCCCGGGCGATGAGCACCACCAGGGCGGCGATGGACATCCCGGCGGCGATGGCATGGGTGATGCTGTTGGCGATCTCTTCACCCAGAGAATACTCGGAAGCAGACTGGTTCATATAATCCTCCATCCCCGGGCCTCGGCCCTCAGGGGTTGTCACCCTCTCCTACCGCATCACGGAAGGAATTGTCCACTTCGGACGCGAAATCGTTGATCCAGTAAATGCGGTCGGCCCGGCACTGCAGCTCCGAAGAGACGCCGTCCCTGAACACCACCAGTTCGATGCTCTTGCCCTGTTCCGAAAGGTGCTCCACGGCGTCGAGCAAATCCGAATCGCCGGAGGACAGCATCAGGGTCTCGTAGTTGCGCTGGTGAATGAGCGACAAGGTGGCGATGGCCACGTCCACGCCCTTCTGGATCTCGTTGAAAACCCGGTGCGTGAAATCTCCGTGCTGATTCTGGCAGCGCAAGGATACCTTCTGCCCGCACTCCTCGCAATAGGCCTTGTCCGCGCGTTGCTGCTTGAGCGTGTAAAACTTGGTGATGATCTTGGGGCCGAAGGGCGGCCCGCTGCGCAGCCAACGGTGAAAATTGTCCTGCCCGTCCGAAGGCGGATTGGGCGTGGAATTGAGATAATAGGCCCGCCAGATCAGTCCGTCCTGCTCCAGATAGTTTCGCAGCCGCAAGTAGCTGAATTCATAGCCGCTACGCACGCTATGCCTTGCGTTGAAAAGATAACCTGCGTCGATAAGCCAGAGCTTGCGTTTTTGTGTCATGAATCCTCGTACATGGTTCCGAAAAATGCCTTAGTAAATGACGTAGCACATCATAAAAACATCCGCCACAGGCGCTAGCTTGGAAAAGTCGGACCAAACCGCTCGCCGGTCAGGCACTCGCCGCCTTTGGGGGTAACCACGAAGGTATTTTCCACGCCGACCATGCCCAAGCCAGCGATGCCGATCTTGGGCTCCAGGGCCAAAACCATGTTCTCCTGCAGGGGGCGGTCGAAGGTGGGGGCGATGACCGGCCACTCGTCGATGGCCAGACCGATGCCGTGCCCCAGGAACCCGACCTTGTTGCGGCCCAGGCCCATGAACCCCTCGCCCATGTCGTTGGCGAGCACGATCTTGATGCAGTCGCGGTACAGTTCCGCCGGGATGGCGCCGGGCACCAGACGGCTGCTCAGATGTTCCTGGATCTGCAGGCAGAAATCCTGGGCGCGGTCAGCCTCCTCGGGAATCACGGATTCATCGGCCCAGTAGATCTGGGTCTTGTCCGTGTGGTAGCCCTCAAGACAAAACCCACAATCAAGGGCCAGGGGCTCACCGCGCTGCCAGACCTTTCCGGCGTAGCCCAGGAAAGGCAGCACCGGATGGGCCCCGCGCAGGCCCAATGGTCCGTTGAACACGCTGGGGTAGTTGGCGGAATCTCCGGCCGAGATGTGGCCGAGAAATATCTCCTCGCCCGCGTTCTGCATGCGCATCATGCCCTGGTGACCGTGCCGGTAAAAAGCGTCCCACACGGCCAGGGCGATCTCTCGCTCGGTCATGCCGGGGCGGATGAGGTCCGGCAGGGTGTCGTTCAATGCCTGGTCGTGACGCATGCCGGCCAGACGCAGCTTGGCCAGCTCCCACTCGGTCTTGACGGCGCGGGTCCAGGCCAGGGCGGTGTCGCCGGGCACCAGATTCACGCCGGGGAGCTTCGAGCGCAAAAGCTCGCCCATGGACCAGGAAAGGCCCGTCATCTCCACCGCGGCCGTGTCGCCCAGAGGCGCATCGGCTTCACGCAGCAGAGCGGGCAGCTGCGAATACGACTTGAACTCCAGGATGCGTTCAAGGGGCGAATCGAGACGCGCGCGCTCCACGCCCTTGCGGCACAGCAGCACGGGCTCGCCGCAGGCGGGCACCCACAGCACCCCACTGGCCCAGACTCCGCTCAGGTGGTAAATGGCCAATCGTGAAAAAACTAGCATGCCCGATGCTTCGGGGCAGAGTTCGCCCATGTGCGTACGCAGTCGGGAGATTCGGTCCTGGGTCTCGGCCAGGGGCATGTGTTCAAGGGAGACAAAACTCATACGGCCTCCTCGCGCAGGGTGTAGTCCATGCTCCGCCGCCGGGGCGTGAATCCCGCGCGCTCGACCAGGGAGCGCAGCTGGGATTCGGGCAGCAGGAAATGCACGCCCGTGGCCGCGACGACATTTTCCTCAAGCATGGTCGAGCCGAAATCATTGGCGCCCCAAAAGAGGGCCAACTGCCCGACCATGGGACCCTGGGTGACCCAGGAGGCCTGGATGTTGCCAATGTTGTCCAGATACAGGCGACACAGGGCCAGAAATTTGAGATACTCGTGAGACGAGGCTTCGGGCATGACCATGCGCGTGTTACGGGGCTGGAAGGTCCAGGGGATGAAGGCCGTGAAACCGCCAGTGCGATCCTGCAGGTCGCGCAGCCGGTCGAGGTGTTCCATGCGCTGCGCGAAAGTTTCGCCCTGACCGAGCATCATGGTCGCGGTGGTGCGCATGTCCAGGCCGTGAGCCGTCTCCATGACGGAAATCCACTGATCCGCCGTACATTTGCGCGGGGAGACGCGGGTCCTGACCTCGTCGTTGAGTATCTCGGCCCCGCCGCCAGGCATGGAATCAAGCCCCGCCCGGCGCAGATCGATCAGGATGTCGGCCACGGGCCGGGACTCTTTTTCGCTCAGATACCAGACCTCCGAGGGTGAAAACCCGTGCACGGCAACACCCGGAAAATGGCTCTTCAACGTGCGCAGCAGATCCGTGTAATAGCCTAGGGGCAGGTCCGGATTCATCCCGCCCTGCAGCAGAATCTGATATCCGCCGAGGTCAACGGTCTCTTGCACCTTGGACAGAATCTCCTCCGTGGACAGGACATAACCGCCCTCCTCGCCCGGGCCCTTGAAAAACGCGCAGAATTTGCAGGCGGAAACGCAGACATTGGTGTAATTGATATTACGGTCGACAATATATGTGACGATCCCCTCGGGATGCATTTCCATGCGACGCTGGTGGGCGAGCCCCCCGAGAGTGAAGACGTCGTTCATATCCCAGACGTATCGGGCCTCGTTCTTGTTCAGGCGGGTGTTCATAAGCTTTCCTTGGATGATGGTGGGATGGCGAAGTGCTAGCGTTTGCCCGGGCGTAAGGTCAAGGGTTTGCAGGAGGGCTGGGGGCCACGCGCAATCCTCCCGGGGACGTTCGACCCCGCGGCTGGAGCCCTTGCCAAACTCCGCGCCTTGTGGTTCAAGTCGGGCCCAAGCACGAGGTGACAATGACCGAATCCGTATTTGACTGCCGCATGTGCGGCCACTGCTGCCAGGGCCAGGGAGGCATCGTCGCCTCGGCCCCGGAACGCGAAAGACTGGCCGCATACCTGAACATGGCGGTCGATGAATTTTGCGCCCGCTACACCGAGGCGCAGGGAAAAAAACTGGTCCTGCGTTGCGGCGAAAACGGCTACTGCGTCTTTTTCGACCCCAAGACCGCCTGCACCGTGCACCCGGCCAAACCGGACGTATGCCGCGCCTGGCCCTTTTTCCGTGGCAACCTGGTCGACCCCGTAAGCTGGGAACTGGCCCAGGAGTACTGCCCGGGCATCAGACCAGAATGCGGA is a genomic window of Desulfomicrobium baculatum DSM 4028 containing:
- the trhA gene encoding PAQR family membrane homeostasis protein TrhA codes for the protein MNQSASEYSLGEEIANSITHAIAAGMSIAALVVLIARAVSQGDAWHVVSFSIFGATLILLYMASTLYHAIPLPRAKRILKTLDHSAIFLLIAGTYTPFMLVNLRETVGWTVFGVVWLLAVAGIVLKCCFVYRFKRLSLTIYLGMGWLCVLIGRDMYATLSGTSLLLLALGGLAYTLGVVFYVWKRLPYNHAIWHLFVIAGSTMHFFSVLHTLPS
- a CDS encoding M24 family metallopeptidase, yielding MSFVSLEHMPLAETQDRISRLRTHMGELCPEASGMLVFSRLAIYHLSGVWASGVLWVPACGEPVLLCRKGVERARLDSPLERILEFKSYSQLPALLREADAPLGDTAAVEMTGLSWSMGELLRSKLPGVNLVPGDTALAWTRAVKTEWELAKLRLAGMRHDQALNDTLPDLIRPGMTEREIALAVWDAFYRHGHQGMMRMQNAGEEIFLGHISAGDSANYPSVFNGPLGLRGAHPVLPFLGYAGKVWQRGEPLALDCGFCLEGYHTDKTQIYWADESVIPEEADRAQDFCLQIQEHLSSRLVPGAIPAELYRDCIKIVLANDMGEGFMGLGRNKVGFLGHGIGLAIDEWPVIAPTFDRPLQENMVLALEPKIGIAGLGMVGVENTFVVTPKGGECLTGERFGPTFPS
- the mqnC gene encoding cyclic dehypoxanthinyl futalosine synthase, whose product is MNTRLNKNEARYVWDMNDVFTLGGLAHQRRMEMHPEGIVTYIVDRNINYTNVCVSACKFCAFFKGPGEEGGYVLSTEEILSKVQETVDLGGYQILLQGGMNPDLPLGYYTDLLRTLKSHFPGVAVHGFSPSEVWYLSEKESRPVADILIDLRRAGLDSMPGGGAEILNDEVRTRVSPRKCTADQWISVMETAHGLDMRTTATMMLGQGETFAQRMEHLDRLRDLQDRTGGFTAFIPWTFQPRNTRMVMPEASSHEYLKFLALCRLYLDNIGNIQASWVTQGPMVGQLALFWGANDFGSTMLEENVVAATGVHFLLPESQLRSLVERAGFTPRRRSMDYTLREEAV
- a CDS encoding YkgJ family cysteine cluster protein is translated as MTESVFDCRMCGHCCQGQGGIVASAPERERLAAYLNMAVDEFCARYTEAQGKKLVLRCGENGYCVFFDPKTACTVHPAKPDVCRAWPFFRGNLVDPVSWELAQEYCPGIRPECGHAEFARQGISYLVDNGLTKTGREDEANALRIADLTEKI
- a CDS encoding GIY-YIG nuclease family protein — translated: MSDWFVYVLRCGDGSLYTGITTNVPRRLAEHASGGPRAAKYLRGRGPLELAFSVPAEDKSAALSMERWIKAQPKSRKEELIAGRLRWPDSD
- a CDS encoding NYN domain-containing protein, with protein sequence MTQKRKLWLIDAGYLFNARHSVRSGYEFSYLRLRNYLEQDGLIWRAYYLNSTPNPPSDGQDNFHRWLRSGPPFGPKIITKFYTLKQQRADKAYCEECGQKVSLRCQNQHGDFTHRVFNEIQKGVDVAIATLSLIHQRNYETLMLSSGDSDLLDAVEHLSEQGKSIELVVFRDGVSSELQCRADRIYWINDFASEVDNSFRDAVGEGDNP